The Halorhabdus sp. BNX81 genome includes a region encoding these proteins:
- a CDS encoding ATP-binding cassette domain-containing protein — MVAQTDGQTRNRNAIEATDLAVTYADGTRAVRGIDLAVAEGECFGFLGPNGAGKTTVIKALVTLLGTTRGSVRINGFDPHDSPRAVRASIGYMAQETSVDETLTARENLAFACDLYGVSRGERADRIADVLELVGLEADADRQVGTFSGGMAKRLDVATALVHEPPIVFLDEPTTGLDPRSRNRLWEHVRAINDRGVTVFLTTQYLAEADALCDRIAVLQDGSIVATDTPAALKAAIGGDVLEVTLADPNDERRAEARRIARDVGFDPSAVEPTDDGISVTADRARSAAPDLLVALSEAGLAVTGFEVHSPTLDDVFLSLTGEDAGEEPTQQSRAAAVTPGGDR; from the coding sequence ATGGTAGCTCAGACCGACGGGCAGACACGAAATAGGAACGCGATAGAAGCGACCGATCTCGCGGTGACATACGCGGACGGAACCCGGGCTGTCCGGGGGATCGACCTCGCCGTCGCGGAGGGCGAGTGTTTCGGATTCCTGGGGCCGAACGGGGCCGGCAAGACCACCGTTATCAAAGCGCTGGTGACGCTGCTTGGAACCACCCGAGGATCGGTGCGGATCAACGGCTTCGACCCGCATGATTCGCCGCGGGCGGTGCGGGCCTCGATCGGGTACATGGCCCAGGAGACCAGCGTCGACGAGACGCTCACCGCCCGGGAAAACCTGGCGTTCGCCTGCGATCTATACGGCGTCTCTCGCGGGGAGCGGGCCGATCGGATCGCGGACGTCCTCGAACTCGTCGGCCTCGAAGCCGACGCCGATCGCCAGGTGGGCACGTTCTCCGGGGGCATGGCGAAACGGCTCGACGTCGCGACCGCGCTGGTCCACGAGCCACCGATCGTCTTCCTCGACGAACCGACGACCGGACTGGACCCGCGCTCCAGAAACCGTCTCTGGGAGCACGTCCGGGCGATCAACGACCGCGGTGTGACCGTCTTTCTCACGACCCAGTATCTCGCGGAGGCCGACGCCCTCTGTGATCGGATTGCGGTCCTCCAGGACGGATCGATCGTCGCGACCGACACGCCAGCCGCACTCAAGGCCGCTATCGGCGGCGACGTCCTCGAGGTCACACTCGCGGACCCGAACGACGAGCGACGGGCCGAGGCCCGCCGGATCGCTCGCGACGTGGGCTTTGACCCGTCGGCTGTCGAGCCGACCGACGACGGGATTTCGGTTACCGCCGACCGCGCGCGATCGGCCGCCCCCGACCTCCTCGTTGCCCTCTCGGAGGCGGGTCTGGCCGTCACCGGGTTCGAGGTCCATTCGCCCACGCTCGATGACGTGTTCCTCTCGCTGACTGGCGAGGACGCCGGCGAGGAGCCGACACAGCAATCCCGGGCGGCCGCCGTCACGCCGGGAGGTGACCGATGA
- a CDS encoding ABC transporter permease yields the protein MSASADDASAAAEGRQRASGNSVPGDVWITFVRWVRKTVRNPYLVVGALFTPVLLLVLFTELFGEVTVGPLQSALGEDVSYITYLVPAVAILSAMDAAAFSGMGLVEDIESGMFEKTLVAPIHRSAMVFGKTLADVLQILVQTGLILVIGYVALWIDTGGAPGPYVRTGFVGVLAIGLVVVLFSLWYAAVSNIVALVTRDAESTSLWTNVPQLPLLFVSTAFLPADFLPGWMELVATVNPVTYGVEAVRAIVLGQDTLSVLEVSAFGGLWNTLGPALAVIIGLDLVLGGIAAVFFHRATSASVRGGRADD from the coding sequence ATGAGCGCATCCGCCGACGATGCGAGCGCGGCTGCTGAAGGCCGCCAGCGCGCATCCGGCAACTCAGTTCCCGGTGACGTCTGGATCACGTTCGTCCGCTGGGTCCGCAAGACCGTCCGGAACCCGTATCTCGTGGTCGGCGCGCTGTTCACGCCGGTCCTGTTGCTCGTGTTGTTCACAGAACTGTTCGGCGAGGTGACCGTCGGCCCGCTCCAGTCGGCGCTGGGCGAGGACGTCTCCTATATCACCTACCTCGTCCCGGCGGTCGCGATCCTCTCGGCGATGGACGCGGCGGCGTTTTCGGGGATGGGGCTGGTCGAGGACATCGAGAGCGGGATGTTCGAGAAGACCCTCGTCGCGCCGATCCACCGCAGCGCGATGGTCTTCGGGAAGACGCTCGCGGACGTCCTCCAGATTCTCGTCCAGACGGGACTGATCCTCGTGATCGGGTACGTCGCCCTGTGGATCGATACGGGTGGCGCGCCGGGGCCATACGTCCGGACCGGGTTCGTCGGCGTCCTCGCGATCGGACTGGTCGTCGTGCTCTTCTCACTGTGGTACGCCGCCGTTTCGAACATCGTGGCGCTGGTGACGCGTGACGCGGAATCGACGTCGCTCTGGACAAACGTCCCCCAGTTGCCTCTCCTCTTTGTCTCGACGGCGTTCCTGCCGGCCGACTTCCTGCCCGGGTGGATGGAACTCGTCGCGACGGTCAACCCCGTCACCTACGGCGTCGAGGCCGTCCGGGCGATCGTGCTCGGCCAGGACACCCTCAGCGTCCTCGAGGTATCGGCGTTCGGTGGCCTCTGGAACACGCTCGGCCCGGCGCTCGCGGTTATCATTGGCCTGGATCTCGTTCTCGGCGGCATCGCCGCCGTCTTCTTTCACCGCGCGACGAGTGCGAGCGTCCGGGGCGGGCGGGCCGACGACTGA